Proteins encoded by one window of Cannabis sativa cultivar Pink pepper isolate KNU-18-1 chromosome 4, ASM2916894v1, whole genome shotgun sequence:
- the LOC115715093 gene encoding ATP-dependent RNA helicase DEAH11, chloroplastic, protein MSMNNTTGSFRPSRPPENHRRIRPPSTFSSLPNRTHHLPVNQRHYLPVRLRPTVTPPPPVVRYNFVIDILRDQTTNVSVTEVQALVDQCLPKPDKINVSQSGMFLASLSFHKWVDALEVVVFLWKSRLRGDHRLTHKLNTGRIAPNDRQELENRLRAVFAESIGELIDGQKVKHWSEKHDHLSKELQKVTGLLRKPKAVIVHKELVEKKKRLVLEMELVDKRLKEFKSAMRSLLSYFEGKGLKEYDEDGIQALRLDGGLNWSHIHCLMSRECRRLEDGLPIYAYRQEILHHIHTQQAMVLIGETGSGKSTQLVQFLADSGIAADEAIVCTQPRKIAAMSLARRVREESGGCYGDRSITCYPSFSSDQQFNSKVIFTTDHCLLQHYMLDKNLSKISCLIVDEAHERSLNTDLLLALVKSLLCRRRDLRLVIMSATVDAHQLSEYFFGCRIFHVVGRNFPVDITYIPCITDAYLSDVVRMATEIHKTEKEGAILAFLTSQSEVELACEKFVAPAAVALPLHGKLSFEEQFNVFQNYPGKRKIIFSTNLAETSLTIPGVKYVIDCGMVKESKFEPGSGMNVLRVGRISQSSANQRAGRAGRTEPGKCYRLYSESEFKSMPPCQEPEIRRVHLGVAVLRIFALGIKNVQDFDFVDAPSAEAIDMAIRNLVQLSAVKRSNDNFELTNEGRCLVKMGIEPRLGKLILGCFNNNLGKEGIVLAAVMANSSSIFCRVGSDDAKMKSDCIKVKFCHQDGDLFTLLSVYKEWEAVARDKQNQWCWENSINAKTMRRCHDTVVELESCLERELAKIIPTYWRWSPQKSTDSDMYLKKVILSSLSENVAMYTGNDQLGYEVALTGQNVQLHPSCSLLVYGHKPHWVVFNEILSNNCQYLVCVTSFDFDALSTLHPPPLFDACNLKNRKLQVKVLNGFGRTLLKKFCGKGNSNMLSLVAHIREIWMDERIGINVNVDQNEISIFASAQDMETVLNFVKGFLECEQKWMHYECLEKCLYRGSGVPSVALFGAGAEIKHLELQKRCLDVDIYHSNLSSLNPTKEKELLMFIEKFTSSTICAFHKYAHSGQEGDDKEKLGQITFLSPDAALKATELNQFKFDDSLLKVIPSKPTFGDHNYFPFSAVRAKVSWPRRPSKGFGILKCDPHDVNSMMDDFSNLEVGGKLVHSGASTKAADSLYITGLDKNLSETEILADLRLHTRRRILDFFLIRGEAVENPASDVCGEALLKQITPFMPKNNNHSACCRVQVFPPNPKDTFMRALISFDGRLHLEAAKALEQINGEVLPGCLPWQKIICQQLFHTSLSCSERVYSVIKKQLDSLIRNRLSSIKGVECSLEQNPNGSYRVKISANATKTVAEVRRLVEEMLKGKIIDHKALTPTVLQLLFSRDGKNLIYTLQRETGTYIFFDRYSLNVRIFGSHNNVAVAEEKMINSLVALSDSKQLQINLRGKDLPPNLLKELVNNFGPDLHGLKKKVPGADFTLNTFRHTLTIHGDKDLKPTVEEIIYKIAQMSCGSVGRFDNDVTCPICLCDIEDAYQLEGCGHKFCSLCLVEQFDSSIKNQDGFPICCAHEGCGSPILLTDLRSPLLSGEKLDELFRSSLGAFVASSGGAYKFCPSPDCPAIYQVADPRTDGKPFVCGSCYAETCTSCHMEYHPYLSCEKYREFKDDPDSSLKEWQSGKDNVKSCPNCGHMIEKWEGCNHIECRCGRHICWNCMEHFNSSDECYNHLRNVHLAII, encoded by the exons ATGAGTATGAACAACACCACAGGTTCGTTTAGGCCGTCAAGGCCACCGGAGAATCACCGTAGAATTCGTCCTCCCTCGACCTTTTCTTCGTTACCGAACAGAACCCATCATTTACCGGTGAATCAACGCCATTATCTACCTGTGAGGCTGAGACCCACTGTTACCCCTCCTCCACCAGTGGTTCGTTATAATTTTGTTATCGACATCCTTCGTGATCAGACCACCAACGTTTCGGTTACCGAAGTCCAGGCCCTGGTTGATCAGTGTCTGCCAAAGCCGGATAAGATTAATGTAAGCCAGTCTGGAATGTTCTTGGCATCTCTGTCCTTTCATAAATGGGTTGATGCGCTCGAGGTTGTGGTCTTTTTGTGGAAATCGCGTCTTCGCGGGGATCACCGGCTGACGCACAAACTCAATACTGGTCGAATAGCGCCGAATGATCGACAGGAACTTGAAAACCGGCTCCGGGCCGTGTTCGCAGAGAGCATTGGCGAGTTAATTGATGGCCAAAAGGTGAAACATTGGAGTGAAAAGCATGATCATCTGTCGAAAGAGCTTCAGAAGGTGACAGGGTTGCTTCGAAAGCCGAAGGCTGTAATTGTACATAAGGAGCTAGTTGAAAAGAAGAAAAGGCTTGTGCTTGAGATGGAACTGGTGGATAAGAGATTGAAAGAATTCAAGTCTGCTATGAGAAGTCTGCTTTCTTATTTTGAAGGGAAGGGTTTGAAGGAGTATGACGAGGATGGCATACAAGCGCTTAGGCTTGATGGGGGTTTGAATTGGAGTCATATTCATTGCTTGATGTCACGAGAGTGCAGGCGCCTCGAAGATGGTTTGCCCATTTACGCCTATAGGCAGGAAATACTCCACCATATTCATACCCAACAG GCAATGGTCTTGATTGGGGAAACTGGTTCTGGAAAAAGTACACAGCTGGTGCAATTTCTTGCTGATTCAGGTATTGCTGCTGATGAGGCCATTGTTTGTACACAGCCCCGTAAAATTGCTGCCATGTCGCTGGCCCGTAGGGTTCGGGAGGAAAGTGGTGGCTGTTATGGAGATCGTTCAATCACTTGTTACCCATCCTTTTCATCTGATCAGCAGTTTAACTCTAAGGTAATCTTTACCACGGACCACTGTCTACTGCAGCACTACATGCTAGATAAGAACTTGTCTAAGATTTCTTGCCTCATCGTTGATGAGGCTCATGAAAGGAGTTTGAACACTGATCTACTTCTGGCATTGGTAAAAAGTCTACTTTGTAGGAGGCGTGATCTGAGACTTGTTATAATGTCTGCAACAGTTGATGCTCACCAGCTCTCAGAATACTTTTTTGGCTGCAGAATTTTTCATGTGGTGGGGAGAAATTTTCCAGTTGATATAACATATATACCTTGTATCACAGATGCATATCTGTCTGATGTAGTGAGGATGGCAACAGAGATACACAAAACAGAGAAAGAAGGGGCCATTCTTGCCTTTTTGACTTCTCAGAGTGAAGTAGAGCTGGCATGTGAGAAGTTTGTAGCTCCTGCTGCAGTGGCCTTACCATTACATGGAAAACTGTCTTTTGAGGAGCAGTTTAATGTTTTCCAGAACTATCCtgggaaaagaaaaattattttctctACAAATCTTGCTGAGACATCACTGACAATTCCCGGAGTAAAGTATGTAATTGACTGCGGGATGGTCAAAGAAAGTAAGTTTGAACCTGGGAGTGGCATGAATGTTCTTAGAGTAGGCAGAATCAGTCAGAGCTCTGCTAATCAACGAGCTGGCCGAGCTGGAAGAACGGAGCCTGGAAAGTGTTATAGACTTTACTCAGAATCTGAATTCAAGTCAATGCCTCCTTGTCAGGAACCTGAGATTCGGAGAGTTCATCTTGGTGTTGCTGTTTTGAGAATATTTGCTTTGGGCATTAAGAATGTACAAGATTTTGATTTTGTTGATGCACCTAGCGCTGAAGCAATTGACATGGCCATAAGGAATCTTGTTCAGTTAAGTGCTGTTAAACGAAGCAATGACAATTTTGAATTAACGAATGAGGGTCGATGCTTAGTGAAAATGGGAATTGAACCTCGGCTTGGTAAACTGATACTTGGGTGCTTCAATAATAATTTGGGTAAAGAGGGGATTGTACTTGCCGCCGTGATGGCAAATTCTAGTAGCATATTTTGCAGAGTTGGTTCTGATGATGCAAAAATGAAGTCTGATTGCATCAAGGTAAAATTTTGTCATCAGGATGGTGACCTCTTTACGCTACTCTCTGTGTACAAGGAGTGGGAGGCTGTAGCGAGAGACAAGCAAAACCAGTGGTGTTGGGAGAACAGCATCAATGCCAAGACCATGCGAAGATGCCACGACACTGTTGTGGAATTGGAAAGCTGCCTTGAACGCGAACTAGCTAAAATCATTCCTACTTATTGGCGTTGGAGTCCTCAGAAGTCAACAGATTCTGATATGTATTTGAAAAAGGTTATACTCTCTTCTCTGTCGGAAAATGTTGCTATGTACACTGGAAATGATCAACTTGGTTATGAAGTGGCCTTAACTGGACAAAATGTTCAGCTGCATCCTTCATGTTCGTTGCTTGTATATGGTCACAAGCCTCATTGGGTAGTTTTCAATGAGATTCTGTCAAATAATTGCCAATATTTAGTCTGTGTCACATCCTTTGATTTCGATGCTTTGTCCACTCTTCATCCCCCTCCCTTGTTTGATGCATGTAATTTAAAGAATCGGAAGTTGCAAGTGAAGGTATTGAATGGTTTTGGGCGTACTTTGCTGAAAAAATTTTGTGGGAAGGGAAACAGTAATATGCTTTCTCTTGTAGCACATATTCGTGAAATATGGATGGATGAACGTATTGGCATTAACGTCAATGTTGACCAAAatgaaatttcaatttttgctAGTGCACAAGACATGGAAACGGTTCTCAACTTTGTAAAGGGTTTCCTGGAATGTGAACAGAAATGGATGCATTATGAATGTCTGGAGAAATGCTTGTATCGTGGATCTGGTGTACCATCTGTAGCATTGTTTGGAGCCGGTGCTGAGATTAAGCATTTAGAACTTCAAAAAAGGTGTTTAGATGTTGATATATATCATTCAAATTTGAgttccttaaatccaacaaagGAGAAGGAACTTTTGATGTTTATTGAAAAGTTTACCTCCAGTACCATATGTGCTTTTCACAAGTACGCCCATTCAGGGCAGGAAGGTGATGACAAAGAAAAGTTGGGACAGATAACATTTCTTTCACCTGATGCAGCTCTAAAAGCTACTGAACTGAATCAATTTAAATTTGATGACTCGTTGCTCAAGGTGATTCCATCAAAGCCAACTTTTGGAGACCATAACTATTTTCCTTTCTCTGCTGTTAGAGCTAAAGTATCTTGGCCTCGTAGACCCAGTAAGGGGTTTGGAATTCTTAAATGTGATCCACATGATGTCAATTCTATGATGGATGATTTTTCTAATCTTGAAGTTGGAGGAAAGTTAGTGCATAGTGGTGCTAGTACAAAGGCGGCAGATTCTTTATATATTACCGGGCTTGACAAAAATTTATCTGAAACTGAAATTCTTGCTGATTTACGCCTTCATACAAGAAGGAGAATCCTTGATTTTTTCCTCATAAGAGGAGAGGCAGTAGAAAATCCAGCCTCTGATGTTTGTGGAGAAGCACTCCTAAAACAAATTACTCCATTTATGCCAAAAAACAACAACCACAGTGCTTGTTGCCGGGTGCAAGTCTTCCCCCCCAACCCGAAAGACACTTTTATGAGAGCACTTATTAGCTTTGATGGAAGATTACATTTGGAGGCAGCTAAAGCTTTGGAACAAATAAATGGTGAAGTATTGCCTGGATGTCTCCCGTGGCAAAAGATAATATGCCAGCAGTTATTTCATACTTCTTTATCATGTTCAGAGCGTGTCTATTCAGTAATTAAGAAGCAGTTAGATTCATTGATTCGAAATCGCCTTAGTAGTATAAAAG GCGTAGAATGCAGTCTAGAGCAAAATCCTAACGGGTCGTATCGAGTAAAGATATCTGCCAATGCTACAAAAACTGTTGCTGAGGTGAGGAGGCTTGTGGAAGAGATGCTGAAAGGGAAAATCATAGATCACAAGGCTCTTACTCCAACTGTTTTGCAGCTTCTGTTCTCCAGAGATGGAAAAAATCTTATTTACACTCTGCAAAGGGAGACAGGAACCTACATTTTCTTTGATAGGTATAGCCTTAATGTACGCATTTTCGGTTCTCACAACAATGTTGCTGTGGCAGAGGAAAAAATGATCAACTCCCTTGTTGCTCTCAGTGATAGCAAGCAACTTCAGATCAATCTTCGTGGAAAAGACTTACCTCCAAATTTGTTGAAAGAATTGGTGAACAACTTTGGACCAGATCTCCATGGGCTTAAAAAAAAGGTACCTGGGGCAGATTTTACTCTAAATACTTTTAGGCATACCTTAACTATTCACGGTGACAAAGACTTGAAGCCAACAGTGGAAGAGATAATTTATAAGATTGCACAAATGAGTTGTGGTTCTGTTGGGAGATTTGATAATGACGTAACTTGCCCCATTTGCTTGTGTGATATTGAGGATGCTTACCAGCTTGAAGGCTGTGGGCATAAATTTTGCTCGCTCTGCTTGGTAGAACAGTTTGATTCTTCTATAAAGAACCAAGATGGTTTCCCAATATGCTGTGCACACGAGGGTTGTGGGTCACCCATTCTGCTGACAGATTTAAGGTCTCCACTTTTATCGGGCGAGAAGCTGGACGAACTCTTTAGATCTTCTTTGGGTGCATTTGTTGCATCAAGTGGGGGTGCTTACAAGTTCTGCCCATCTCCTGACTGCCCTGCAATCTATCAGGTGGCTGATCCCAGAACTGATGGGAAACCATTTGTCTGTGGTTCTTGTTATGCCGAGACATGTACTAGCTGCCATATGGAGTATCATCCCTACTTGTCCTGTGAGAAATACCGGGAGTTCAAAGACGACCCAGATTCATCCTTGAAGGAGTGGCAGAGCGGAAAAGACAACGTGAAGAGCTGCCCCAACTGTGGGCACATGATCGAAAAGTGGGAAGGCTGCAACCATATAGAGTGCAGGTGTGGAAGACACATTTGCTGGAACTGCATGGAACATTTCAATAGCAGCGATGAGTGCTATAACCATCTCAGGAATGTCCACCTGGCTATTATATGA
- the LOC115715094 gene encoding uncharacterized protein LOC115715094, which produces MGEKLMMNYKAVEYGNEMVMMGLGVSQKMGGLDLMQNCDLPPPMKVYLGPEKTIVPPSMKQYNRLFNPMSMGLNNNPEKGDKNEFDDDDDDAVVGAGNYDKLELLKALRLSQTRAREAEKKIKVMAKEKDSLSKALVDEAKILFAHRQWVRLLELQASTLCSKSKVSDHNRDPHQNGSCISWVLAFAFCLGIAAIGCTYMF; this is translated from the coding sequence ATGGGGGAAAAGCTGATGATGAATTATAAAGCAGTAGAGTATGGAAATGAAATGGTAATGATGGGACTCGGTGTTTCTCAGAAGATGGGTGGATTGGATCTTATGCAGAACTGTGATCTTCCTCCGCCGATGAAAGTCTATTTGGGACCTGAAAAGACCATTGTGCCCCCGTCAATGAAACAGTACAACAGACTGTTCAATCCCATGAGTATGGGTCTTAATAATAATCCAGAAAAAGGAGACAAGAACGagtttgatgatgatgatgacgaCGCCGTTGTAGGAGCAGGGAATTACGACAAGCTGGAGCTTTTAAAGGCCTTGCGGCTGTCCCAAACCAGGGCCAGAGAGGCAGAGAAGAAGATCAAAGTTATGGCTAAGGAAAAGGATAGTCTTTCAAAGGCTTTGGTTGATGAGGCTAAGATACTGTTTGCTCATCGCCAGTGGGTTAGATTGCTTGAGCTTCAAGCTTCTACCTTGTGCTCTAAATCCAAGGTCAGTGATCATAATCGTGATCCTCATCAAAATGGGAGTTGTATCAGTTGGGTGTTGGCTTTTGCGTTTTGTTTGGGCATTGCTGCAATTGGATGCACTTACATGttttga